One segment of Prionailurus bengalensis isolate Pbe53 chromosome X, Fcat_Pben_1.1_paternal_pri, whole genome shotgun sequence DNA contains the following:
- the RNF113A gene encoding E3 ubiquitin-protein ligase RNF113A — protein MAEQLSPGKTTDQVCTFLFKKPGARKGAAGRRKRPVCDKESGDSSGSSDEGNTVVRPEKKRAIHNPMIQKTRGSGKQKEAYGDLSSEEEATEPESLGVVYKSTRSAKPVGPEDMGATAVYELDTEKERDAQAIFERSQKIQEELRGKEDDKIYRGINNYQKYMKPKDTSMGNASSGMVRKGPIRAPEHLRATVRWDYQPDICKDYKETGFCGFGDSCKFLHDRSDYKHGWQIERELDEGRYGVYEDENYEVGSDDEEIPFKCFICRQTFQNPVVTKCRHYFCESCALQHFRTTPRCYVCDQQTNGVFNPAKELIAKLEKHRAAEVGGASDFPEDPDESPNPIT, from the coding sequence ATGGCAGAGCAACTTTCGCCGGGAAAGACCACGGACCAGGTGTGCACCTTCCTCTTCAAAAAGCCCGGTGCACGAAAAGGGGCTGCAGGCCGCAGAAAGCGCCCGGTCTGCGACAAGGAGTCCGGAgacagcagcggcagcagcgaCGAAGGCAACACAGTGGTTCGCCCGGAAAAGAAGCGGGCGATCCACAACCCGATGATACAGAAGACTCGTGGCAGTGGTAAACAGAAGGAGGCTTACGGCGACTTGAGCAGCGAGGAGGAGGCGACCGAGCCCGAGAGCCTTGGCGTGGTGTACAAGTCCACCCGCTCGGCCAAGCCCGTGGGACCAGAGGATATGGGCGCGACTGCGGTCTACGAGCTAGACACAGAGAAGGAGCGTGACGCGCAAGCCATCTTTGAGCGCAGCCAGAAGATCCAGGAGGAGCTGAGGGGCAAGGAAGATGACAAGATCTATCGGGGGATCAATAATTATCAGAAATACATGAAGCCCAAGGATACGTCTATGGGCAATGCTTCCTCCGGGATGGTGAGGAAGGGCCCCATCCGAGCTCCCGAGCATCTACGCGCCACCGTGCGCTGGGATTACCAGCCCGACATTTGCAAAGACTACAAGGAGACTGGCTTTTGCGGCTTCGGAGACAGCTGCAAGTTCCTCCATGACCGTTCAGATTACAAGCATGGGTGGCAGATCGAACGTGAGCTTGATGAGGGTCGCTATGGCGTCTATGAGGATGAAAACTATGAAGTGGGAAGCGATGATGAGGAAATACCATTCAAGTGTTTCATCTGTCGCCAGACCTTCCAGAATCCAGTTGTCACCAAGTGCAGGCATTATTTCTGTGAGAGCTGTGCGCTGCAGCATTTCCGCACCACCCCTCGCTGCTATGTCTGTGACCAGCAGACCAATGGCGTCTTCAATCCTGCGAAAGAATTGATTGCTAAGTTGGAGAAGCACCGAGCTGCGGAAGTGGGTGGTGCTTCCGATTTCCCAGAAGACCCCGATGAGAGTCCAAACCCCATCACTTAG
- the NDUFA1 gene encoding NADH dehydrogenase [ubiquinone] 1 alpha subcomplex subunit 1, translated as MWFEILPGLGVMAVCLVIPGIATAHIHRFCNGGKEKRVAYYRYQWSLMQRDRRISGVNRYYVSKGLENID; from the exons ATGTGGTTCGAGATTCTGCCCGGCCTCGGCGTCATGGCCGTGTGCTTGGTCATCCCCGGCATAGCCACTGCGCACATCCACAGGTTCTGTAACGGGGGCAAG GAAAAAAGGGTTGCCTATTATCGGTATCAGTGGAGTTTGATGCAAAGAGACAGGCGCATCTCTGGAGTTAATCGTTACTATGTGTCAAAG